The nucleotide sequence ATCAGGGATTTATAGGAATTTCAATGACAAATACTCAGGCAGTTGTGCTTCCTACTTATAGTAAGAGAAGAATGCTTGGAACAAATCCTATAGCCATATCAATGCCGGCTAAACCCATCCCATTTCTTTTAGATATGTCTACAAGTGTTGTTACAAGAGGAAAGATGGAAGTGTATAGTAAGAATAATGAACCTATTCCAGAAGGATGGGCATTGGATGAAGAAGGTAAAATTATCACAGATTCTAAGAAAATTATTGAAATAACAGATAGAGAAGGATTGGGTGGTATACTCCCGCTTGGTGGCCATTCTGAAAAATTTGGAGGACATAAAGGATATGGACTTGGACTCGCCGTTGAGATGTTTACGTCAATTTTGTCTGGTGGATTTACAAGTGATAATGTGAGGTTTTCTAAGGGTGTTGATGGAGTAAGCCATACATTTATAGCGATAGATTATGGAATGTTTGGTGATAAAAATGAAATTGAGAAAAGAATGTCAGATTATATGCAGAAATTGAGGGATTCTGAGAAGGTTCAAGGAGCTTCAAGAATATATACTCATGGAGAAAAGGAGATAGAAGCATATAATGACAGAATTAAAAATGGTATTCCAGTAAATCAAAATACGATAAAAGAGATAGAGGATATATGTGATTATTTAAAGCTAGATATAGCAAGGTATAAATAGGTGTTTGCCTATTTATACTTAAAATTTTTGAAGGTACAATGAATATGGCAGAAAAAAGTATAAATAATAGGAAATAATATATAGAAACAAGTAGTGTAATCGTATTCATTGAAAAGGCTGTTTGTTTATCCTAATATATATGACAATTACAGTATTGCAGTGGTTAATAGTATTGCTATACAATGTTTTGCATAATATGATGTAGATGCGGGGGGTAAACAATGCTTAAAAAATTTTTAGATGTTTTATTGGGTGAACCTTTAGCAAATGAACAGGGAAGCAGTGAAAAATATAATGTTCCTTTTGGACTTGCAATAATGGCAAGTGATGCCATATCGTCTGTTGCATATGGTGCCCAGGAAATTCTTTTTGTTTTAATAGTTTTAGGAGCATCGGCTTACAAGTGGCTTACATTAACTTCATTTATGATTATAGGATTACTTGTGATACTTACTATTTCTTATGTTCAGATTATAAGGGCATATCCACAGGGTGGAGGATCATATAAGGTTGCAAAAGAAAATATAGGAGACAAAGCGGGACTTTCTGCTGGTTCAGGACTAATAATAAGTTATATACTTACGGTTGCAGTTAGTGCCAGTGCCGGTGCAGATGCCATTGTTTCGGCATTTAATGGATTGACTCAATATAGGGTGATATTTGTTGTATCAATAATTATTGTCTTAATGATTTTAAACTTAAGGGGATACGTGATTCATCTAAGATATTTGCGATACCTACTTATATATTCATTTTTAGTATGCTTTTTATGATTCTGTATGGATTGTTTAAATATTTTATACTTAATATTCACCCGCAGCCAATTTATGCTGTGCCGGAGGCCACAGAGGATTTGTCGATATTTCTTATTTTAAAGGCATTTTCTTCTGGATGTTCGGCTTTGACAGGAGTTGAAGCAGTAAGTAATTCTGTGCCGAATTTTAAAGAACCCGGTCAGAGAAATGCGAAAACTGTAATGATACTTTTGGCAATATTAATACTTTGTATATTCGGAGGTACATCTGTACTTGCAATATTTTACACAGCTGTACCAATAACAAATGGACCTACAGTTATATCACAGATAGCATCAGCCATTTTTGGAAGTGGAGTGATGTATTATGTAATTCAATTCAGTACTGCGGTGATACTTTTAATGGCATGCAATACAGCATATACCGGATTTCCTATGCTTATGTATATAA is from Clostridium fermenticellae and encodes:
- a CDS encoding Ldh family oxidoreductase, which encodes MSYKKCDYKNLKELCNNVFERFGYNKEDSNIITDVLLMADLYGIESHGIQRLVLYYNGIKNGRIKVNSKMKVIKETPLSVLVDGNKEMGQLVSKNSMDIAINKAKISGFGMAVVKNSNHFGISGYYAKMAADQGFIGISMTNTQAVVLPTYSKRRMLGTNPIAISMPAKPIPFLLDMSTSVVTRGKMEVYSKNNEPIPEGWALDEEGKIITDSKKIIEITDREGLGGILPLGGHSEKFGGHKGYGLGLAVEMFTSILSGGFTSDNVRFSKGVDGVSHTFIAIDYGMFGDKNEIEKRMSDYMQKLRDSEKVQGASRIYTHGEKEIEAYNDRIKNGIPVNQNTIKEIEDICDYLKLDIARYK